Genomic DNA from Nonomuraea rubra:
CTCCACCCGATGGCTCTCCACGGCGCTGATCGTGCGTTCGAACGCCTCGTTCGTCCGCTCGTAGGTGCGTTGCGCCACCGCCACGTACACGGCGTCCAGCACGAACAGCTGCGAATGCACGGCGGCCAGCCCGCCGAGCCTGAACGTGGTCTCCCTGCTCGCCGTGGTCAGCACCAGGTCGGCCAGCTCGGCGAGCGGCGAGCGGGCGAAGGAGGTGACGGCGACGGTGAGCGCGCCGTGGCTGCCCGCCTCGGCCAGCGACTCCATGACCTCGCGCGTACGTCCCCGGTGGCTGATGCCGATGGCCACGTCGCCGTCCTTCAGCAGCGCCGCCTCCGACAGCGCCACGTGCGCGTCGCCCGCGCTCCAGCCGGGGATGCCGATGCGGCGCAGCCGGCCTTCCAGCATGGTCGCGACGTTCCCGCTGGTGGAGACCCCTACCAGCAGGACGCGGGGCGCGGCCACGATCGCGTCGGCCACCTGGGCGACGACGTCGGGGTCGAGGCCGGCGGCGGTGTCCTGGATGAGCCTGGTGTCGGCGGCGGCCATGACCTCGATGGCGGCGCCGAGCGGGTCGTCGGGGCCGATCTCGTGCCCGACGCCCGCGCCCCAGCCGGCCTGCGCCGCCCGTCCCGTCTCGGTGGCCAGGGCCACGCGCAGCTCGGCGTACCCGGAGAACCCGAAGGCGCGGCAGAACCTGGTCACGGTGGCGGGCGAGCTGCCCGCCCGCTCGGCCAGCGCGATGATGGTCGACCTGGCGGCCTCGGCGGGGTCTCCGAGTATCACCTCGCCGACCCGGCGCAGGGCCTCCGGCAAGCCGGGTAGTTCTGTTTCGACGCGCGCGAGCGCTCCTGAAGTCACGAATATTCCTTCCGAATACCCGGTCTTCTGGCGAAAATTATTCTTGCTTCTTGGTCGCGTCAACCCCCAGACTCGGACCGTGACGCAATCGCTAGTGGTCGGGGTCGACGCCGGCGCCACCTCCACGCGGGTCGCCGTCCACGCGCTGGACGGCACCCGGGTCGGCTACGCGCGAGCCGGGGCGGCCAATCCGACCGCCCACGGGCTCCTCAAGGCCGCTGCCTCACTCGGGGACGCGGTGAAGGCGGCCCTCCCGCCCGGCAGCGGGCCGCGGGTGGCCGCGTCGATGGTCGGCATGGCGGGGGACGTCGCCGAGATGGTGCCCGAGCTGGCGCGGATCTGGGCCGAGCACGGGATCGTGCACGGGCCGCGGTACGAGGGCGACCTGACCATCGCCTACGCCGCCGGCTCCGCCGAGCCCGACGGGTCGCTGCTGCTGTCCGGCACCGGCGCGGGCGCGGCCCGGATCGCGGGCTACGAGCTGGCGCAGGTCGCCGACGCCATGGGCTGGCTGCTGGGCGACACGGGCTCCGGCTTCTGGATCGGCCGGCAGGCCGCCAAGGCCGTGGTCAACGCCATGGACCGGGGGCTGCCGGTCGCGGAGCTGCTCCCCGCCGAGCCCCCCGCCGGTGGCGAGGGCCTGCTCCTCACCCTCGTCGGGCGGCACTTCCTCGGCACCGAACGGCCCGCCACGCCGCGCGCCGCCGGCGCCCGCATCGTCCGCCTGGCCCAGGCCGACCACATGCGGCTGGCCGCCCTGTCCGCGCTGGTCAGCGAGGCCGCCCAGGCGGGCGACCCGCTGGCCGTGAAGATCGTGCAGGAGGCCGCCGACCACCTGGTGGCGACCCTGCGCCGGGTGCACGTGTCGGGGCCCGTGGTGCTCGCCGGCAGCGTGCTGACGAGCGACGGCCCCGTACGGGAGGCCGTGATGGAGCTGCTGTCGGGCGAGACGGTCACGACGGCCCGGGACGCGGCGGGCGCGGCGGCCTGGCTGTCGGCCCGCCCCCTGCTGCCGTCATCCGAGGCCACGGCCCTGCATCCGGCCTTCACCGCCTGCGCCTGACCGCTCGTTGTACCAGCGCCACTCGGTCAGGCGCGGGCGGCCGGGAAGCGCGATGCGCCCCGTCGCCCACAGCAGCGACTCCCATGCGTCCCCGTCGTCGGTGACGTGCGGGAAGAGCCGCTTCAGCACCCGTGCGCAGGCGTCACCCGGCGGCGACCACTCCAGGCGCAGCCCTTGGGCGACGTCGTGGGTGTGCACGAGCGTCTCGACCAGGCCCATCGCGGCGAATCCCGCCGGTTCGGCGGGCCCGAAGACGTGGTGGGCGACGGCGTTCGGATCGGCGGTGCGCTCCACGGACGCCAGCAGGCCACCGCACGCCTCCACGATGGCCAGCAGGC
This window encodes:
- a CDS encoding MurR/RpiR family transcriptional regulator, giving the protein MTSGALARVETELPGLPEALRRVGEVILGDPAEAARSTIIALAERAGSSPATVTRFCRAFGFSGYAELRVALATETGRAAQAGWGAGVGHEIGPDDPLGAAIEVMAAADTRLIQDTAAGLDPDVVAQVADAIVAAPRVLLVGVSTSGNVATMLEGRLRRIGIPGWSAGDAHVALSEAALLKDGDVAIGISHRGRTREVMESLAEAGSHGALTVAVTSFARSPLAELADLVLTTASRETTFRLGGLAAVHSQLFVLDAVYVAVAQRTYERTNEAFERTISAVESHRVERSP
- a CDS encoding N-acetylglucosamine kinase, which gives rise to MTQSLVVGVDAGATSTRVAVHALDGTRVGYARAGAANPTAHGLLKAAASLGDAVKAALPPGSGPRVAASMVGMAGDVAEMVPELARIWAEHGIVHGPRYEGDLTIAYAAGSAEPDGSLLLSGTGAGAARIAGYELAQVADAMGWLLGDTGSGFWIGRQAAKAVVNAMDRGLPVAELLPAEPPAGGEGLLLTLVGRHFLGTERPATPRAAGARIVRLAQADHMRLAALSALVSEAAQAGDPLAVKIVQEAADHLVATLRRVHVSGPVVLAGSVLTSDGPVREAVMELLSGETVTTARDAAGAAAWLSARPLLPSSEATALHPAFTACA